A region from the Clostridium beijerinckii genome encodes:
- a CDS encoding DNA polymerase III subunit delta: protein MINYEVYEQEIEKGNVKNGYIFCGLDEELIKDGISLIIKREVSEEFKELNLIRIDGMNTSFDDIMNACETMPFMSEKKVVVIYRASFLQDKSDSTGTKIYNDIKKYVENLPPDTILIMYYLLNDKRDRPNKNKKLTTISKFLPIVYCDKLKKDKYLKKVSEIFKEKGKQIGRVELMYFCDKVQSNFDIIKREADKLISYCEGRDIKKDDINLLILNSHEDDIFDLVELIAVRKIDKAIDIMKEILYKSDQHMLIISAIEKHFLRLYEIKVKIANGKRLDDIISEYRLPQFVCEKLITQTNRFTQKQLMELIKLCVKTETKLKSTGLDKNMEMEFLLINTLTVKK, encoded by the coding sequence TTGATTAATTATGAAGTTTATGAACAAGAAATTGAAAAAGGTAATGTGAAAAATGGATATATATTTTGTGGATTAGATGAAGAGCTTATTAAGGATGGGATAAGTCTAATTATTAAAAGAGAAGTATCTGAAGAGTTTAAAGAACTTAATTTAATAAGAATAGATGGTATGAATACGAGTTTTGATGATATTATGAATGCTTGTGAAACAATGCCTTTTATGAGTGAAAAAAAAGTTGTTGTTATTTATAGAGCAAGTTTTTTGCAGGACAAAAGTGATTCTACAGGTACTAAAATATATAATGATATTAAGAAATATGTAGAAAATCTACCGCCTGATACTATTTTGATAATGTATTATTTATTAAATGATAAGAGAGATAGACCTAACAAAAATAAAAAATTAACGACTATAAGTAAGTTTTTACCTATAGTATATTGTGATAAGCTAAAGAAAGATAAATATTTAAAAAAGGTTTCGGAGATATTTAAAGAAAAAGGAAAGCAAATTGGAAGAGTTGAATTAATGTATTTTTGTGATAAGGTACAAAGTAATTTTGATATTATAAAAAGAGAGGCAGATAAGCTTATATCATATTGTGAAGGTAGAGATATAAAGAAAGATGATATTAATTTACTTATTTTAAATTCTCATGAAGATGATATTTTTGATTTAGTAGAATTAATAGCTGTAAGGAAGATTGATAAGGCCATAGACATAATGAAAGAAATTTTATATAAATCAGATCAACATATGCTTATAATAAGTGCAATTGAAAAACACTTTTTAAGATTATACGAAATAAAGGTTAAAATTGCTAACGGAAAAAGATTAGATGATATTATATCAGAATATAGATTACCACAATTTGTATGCGAAAAATTAATAACACAAACTAATAGATTTACACAAAAACAATTAATGGAATTAATTAAACTTTGTGTAAAAACAGAAACAAAATTAAAATCCACAGGATTAGACAAAAATATGGAGATGGAATTTCTCCTTATAAATACCCTTACAGTGAAAAAATAA
- a CDS encoding GPR endopeptidase codes for MINVRTDLVLEAREIYKENHKAEGDIDGIEVIEESEKNIKVTTVKVKNEEGAQKIGKPKGNYVTIDIPDFTAYDGETMDRVSEVVSEILGRLINMDTKKTALIVGLGNWQVTPDALGPKVTEKIMVTRHLQTVMPEAIDDSVRPVCSIAPGVLGVTGIETVEIIKGVVEKIKPDLVICIDALAARRVQRVNTTIQIGDTGISPGAGVGNNRKQINEETLGVKVIAIGVPTVVDAITITNDTIDLVVDSLISQSSSGTDFYKMLKSLDKNEKENLIKEVISTKNNTDMIVTPKDIDLVINSLSKIIANGINMAVQPNMNMEEINKFMG; via the coding sequence ATGATAAATGTTAGAACAGATCTAGTACTTGAAGCAAGGGAAATATATAAAGAAAACCATAAGGCAGAAGGAGATATCGATGGAATTGAAGTTATTGAAGAAAGTGAAAAGAATATTAAAGTAACTACAGTAAAAGTAAAAAATGAAGAAGGAGCTCAAAAAATTGGAAAACCAAAAGGGAATTATGTAACTATAGATATTCCTGATTTTACTGCTTATGATGGAGAAACTATGGACAGAGTTTCTGAGGTGGTATCAGAAATTTTAGGAAGATTAATTAACATGGATACTAAAAAAACTGCATTAATTGTGGGACTTGGAAATTGGCAAGTAACTCCAGATGCTTTAGGTCCAAAAGTAACAGAAAAAATAATGGTAACAAGACATTTGCAAACAGTAATGCCCGAAGCAATTGACGACTCTGTTAGACCTGTTTGTTCGATAGCTCCAGGAGTATTAGGAGTTACAGGTATTGAAACAGTGGAAATAATTAAGGGAGTTGTGGAAAAAATCAAACCGGATTTAGTAATATGTATAGATGCACTAGCTGCAAGAAGGGTTCAAAGAGTAAATACAACAATTCAAATTGGTGATACAGGAATATCACCAGGTGCCGGAGTTGGAAATAATAGAAAGCAAATAAATGAAGAAACTTTAGGCGTAAAGGTTATTGCTATAGGAGTACCAACAGTTGTAGATGCAATTACAATTACCAATGATACCATAGATTTAGTTGTAGATTCACTAATAAGTCAATCATCAAGTGGAACTGATTTTTATAAAATGCTAAAATCTCTTGATAAAAACGAGAAAGAGAATCTCATTAAGGAAGTAATATCAACAAAAAACAATACAGATATGATAGTTACACCAAAAGATATTGATTTGGTCATAAATTCCTTATCAAAAATAATAGCTAATGGAATAAATATGGCTGTGCAACCTAATATGAATATGGAAGAAATCAATAAGTTTATGGGGTGA
- a CDS encoding stage II sporulation protein P yields MIRRERTNNIRKKIKVKSNINIGIVVLILILSILFIRLGSVLKDNRERGAFAYVELLNLGMPIIESQAYDEGNYAENKLSLKTVCFEVLGLNNFSYRGIIQNEISFFYNIDDNDTKSTFTFNPFQVSEESISKLPANNDSKNTQIYDASLKKEINKSKPEILIYHSHTTENYNATEPESLDENTNVVGAGDVLSKELEENYGISVIHDKTDHCISYNDSYTRSGETVDKYLKQYGDFKMIIDLHRDSIEDKSVTTTQVYGMNASKIMFVNAKNSTRYGKNKELTEKVFNKTSELFPSLPIKILTYNRGKNAFNQSKSDGSLLFEIGSHTNTPEESKVTAECMARVIAEILNK; encoded by the coding sequence ATGATCAGAAGAGAAAGAACAAATAACATTCGAAAAAAAATTAAAGTAAAATCTAATATAAATATAGGTATAGTAGTGCTTATTTTGATTTTAAGTATCTTATTTATAAGACTTGGTAGTGTTTTAAAAGATAATAGAGAAAGAGGAGCCTTTGCTTATGTTGAATTATTAAATTTAGGAATGCCAATAATAGAATCTCAAGCTTACGATGAGGGGAATTATGCTGAAAATAAGCTTTCACTAAAGACAGTTTGCTTTGAAGTATTAGGTTTAAATAATTTTAGTTATAGAGGAATAATACAAAATGAAATTAGTTTTTTTTATAATATAGATGATAATGATACTAAGTCAACTTTTACATTTAATCCATTCCAAGTCAGTGAAGAGAGTATTTCTAAGTTACCTGCAAATAATGATAGTAAAAATACACAAATTTATGATGCAAGTTTAAAAAAGGAAATAAATAAGTCAAAGCCAGAAATATTAATTTATCATAGTCATACTACTGAAAATTATAATGCAACAGAACCAGAAAGTTTAGATGAAAATACAAATGTGGTTGGAGCAGGGGATGTTCTTTCTAAGGAACTTGAAGAAAATTATGGCATTTCAGTAATACATGATAAAACAGATCACTGTATTTCTTATAATGATAGTTATACACGATCTGGAGAAACTGTTGATAAATATTTAAAACAGTATGGAGATTTTAAAATGATTATAGATTTGCATAGAGATTCAATTGAAGATAAGTCTGTGACTACAACGCAAGTTTATGGAATGAATGCATCAAAAATAATGTTTGTAAATGCTAAAAATAGTACAAGATATGGTAAGAATAAAGAACTTACTGAAAAGGTATTTAACAAAACTTCAGAACTGTTTCCAAGTTTACCTATAAAAATATTGACATATAATAGAGGGAAAAATGCGTTTAATCAAAGTAAGAGTGATGGGAGTTTACTTTTTGAAATAGGTTCACATACTAATACTCCAGAAGAGTCAAAAGTTACAGCAGAATGTATGGCTAGAGTAATTGCAGAAATTTTAAACAAATAA
- a CDS encoding 30S ribosomal protein S20 has product MANIKSAKKRIKVTQTKTLNNRMVKSALKTAIKKFEVAVEAKNSEEAKTLYTSVVKSLDMAASKGVVHKNMAARKKSRLATKLSAMA; this is encoded by the coding sequence ATGGCAAATATAAAATCAGCTAAAAAGAGAATTAAAGTTACTCAAACTAAAACTTTAAACAATAGAATGGTTAAGTCTGCTTTAAAGACTGCTATAAAGAAGTTTGAAGTTGCTGTAGAAGCTAAGAATAGTGAAGAAGCTAAAACTTTATATACATCAGTTGTTAAGTCATTAGACATGGCTGCTTCTAAGGGAGTTGTTCATAAGAACATGGCTGCTAGAAAGAAATCAAGATTAGCTACAAAGTTAAGCGCTATGGCTTAA